The Kitasatospora sp. NBC_00374 genome has a segment encoding these proteins:
- a CDS encoding alpha/beta hydrolase encodes MRRDGRVADSLLALLSRDWLGVPVAVLVVGVGVGLVGSRAAWAVVLGGLAMAVGALLAAGAARHLVLLARKARANPPPGRLVDVGGHRMHVLGEGEAGGGPTVVWMPGGHAPGAEFRELHTVLAGSSRSVLVDRLGTGWSDVGPFPRTTAGEAEELLAALEEAGERAPFVFVGHSFGGLLVANAARRRSDLVAGLVLLDPTPLEVVAFGPPNGQLAAMRRGFLLTAVRQLFGAHRGLADRVGQGCAAASAFAELSPSGLARVGWETVVYDGDLGDLPLVLAVPRDLTGGEAVLAAARDAAEAERISRFYLRSRVRYLAASTTARLVYTPEGTGHDFPREAPEFVVGVVEGLLRELRAACP; translated from the coding sequence ATGCGCCGGGACGGACGAGTCGCGGACTCCTTGCTCGCGCTGCTGAGCCGGGACTGGCTCGGTGTGCCGGTCGCGGTGCTGGTGGTGGGGGTGGGCGTCGGGCTGGTCGGGTCGCGGGCGGCCTGGGCGGTGGTGCTCGGCGGTCTGGCGATGGCCGTCGGAGCGCTGCTGGCGGCGGGCGCCGCGCGGCACTTGGTGCTGTTGGCTCGGAAGGCGCGGGCGAATCCGCCGCCGGGGCGGCTGGTGGACGTGGGCGGCCACCGGATGCACGTCCTGGGCGAGGGGGAAGCGGGCGGCGGGCCGACGGTGGTCTGGATGCCCGGCGGGCATGCCCCCGGTGCGGAGTTCCGGGAGTTGCACACGGTGCTCGCCGGTAGCAGTCGGTCGGTGCTGGTCGACCGCCTGGGGACGGGCTGGAGCGATGTCGGGCCCTTCCCCCGGACGACGGCGGGTGAGGCGGAGGAACTGCTGGCAGCGCTGGAGGAAGCGGGGGAGCGGGCCCCCTTCGTGTTCGTCGGCCACTCCTTCGGCGGGCTGCTGGTCGCGAACGCGGCGAGGCGGCGGTCGGACCTGGTGGCGGGGCTCGTACTGCTCGACCCGACGCCCCTGGAGGTCGTCGCCTTCGGGCCGCCCAACGGGCAGCTCGCGGCGATGCGCCGGGGCTTCCTGCTGACGGCGGTGCGGCAGCTGTTCGGTGCCCATCGCGGCTTGGCGGACCGGGTCGGGCAGGGCTGCGCGGCAGCCTCGGCCTTCGCCGAGCTGTCGCCGTCCGGGCTGGCGAGGGTCGGCTGGGAGACCGTGGTGTACGACGGGGACCTCGGGGACCTGCCGCTGGTGCTGGCGGTACCCCGTGACCTCACCGGCGGTGAGGCGGTGCTGGCCGCTGCCCGGGACGCCGCCGAGGCCGAGCGGATCAGCCGCTTCTACCTCCGGAGCAGGGTCCGGTACCTGGCCGCGTCGACGACGGCACGGCTGGTGTACACGCCGGAGGGGACGGGCCACGACTTCCCGCGCGAGGCGCCGGAGTTCGTGGTCGGTGTGGTCGAGGGCCTGCTGCGGGAGCTGCGGGCGGCCTGCCCCTGA